The following is a genomic window from Rhodothermus profundi.
GTTGTGCAGGCCAGATGGGGATGTCGGCGGGCTACTTCAAGAGCCAGCAGACCACTGGCACCTCCCATATCACAGAAAGTGCGATAGGGCGTGAAGTCGAACTGCTCCGCCAGGGCAATGAAATTGCCTCGCTGTATGCCTTCCATGGCCTCAACGAACTGGCGCAACCGATCCGGATGGTCGATAAGCAGCGTAAACAGGTTCCCGTTCGTTTCGTTCTGCGCCCGACCGGTCTGCAGCGCGGTTGCCAGATGTCCCCAGGCCTCATACAGCCGATCGTTGGCCATCTCCAACAGGCCGCCCATGTAGGCCGGACTGGCCCGGTCTAAAAAACGAGCGGTTTCTGCCGTGTTGCGGTAACGAGCGTCTGGACCAACCCCATCACGTTCCAGCAAATGCAGCGAAACCAGCGCATCTAAAAAGTCCCACAGGCCCTTCTCTTGCAAATGCAGTCGTTTCTGAAGCTCACGACCTGTTAAGGGCTGATCATGCAACGTAGAAAACAGCCCTAGCTTAACGGCTGTCAGCAATGTCTGGGAGGCCCAGAAGCCCATACCGATCTGCATAATATGAGCGGGCGTCAGGGGAGGTACCATAATTCCCTCGCAGGTTTATAGCCAGGCCCGATCAGCCTGCGCATCACAAGAAAGCCGTTCTAAAGCCTCCGAGGTGACCGGAACATCTAACCCACCGAGACAGCCGCTTCAGACAGGCCACTTCCCAATATAGGGGATAGAAAGCGTGGAAAATGAAGATTGAGAAAATATATGACGAATTGCAAAAAAGTATATTTTTAAATTCCTGGCAGATAGCTCCCACCAAAATTATGTCGAAATGCCACGCTGCATGTATATAGGGTTTGTGGTGCTGGGGCTTGTGCAAGGTTGTAAGCCCCCCCAGGAAAACCTGCCGCCGGCACCGGGTTACGAAACGATAGCCCGTCGGCTGGAAGTCGCCATTCGTTACGAGCTGGACGACAAAGGCATCCCGGGCTTTTCCATCGCGCTGGTCGACGGCGACCGCATCGTATGGGCCCAGGGGTTCGGGTATGCGCACCCAGACCGGAAGATACCGGCCACGGCCCGGACCGTCTACCGGGTCGCCTCGATTTCGAAACTGTTCACCGCGCTGGCTGTGATGCAACTGGTCGAGCAGGGCGTGCTGGATCTGGACACCGACGTGCGCACCTATCTGCCTGACTTTCACCCCGAGGATTCGTTTGAGGCACCCATCACGCTGCGACAGCTCCTGTCCCATCGATCCGGACAGGTGCGCGAACCTCCCGTGGGCCATTACTTTGATCCGACCGAACCCTCCCTGCAGGCGACCGTCTACAGCCTGAATGAAACGCGACGGGTCTATCCACCGGAAACGCGCACAAAATACTCCAATGCGGCCGTTTCGGTCGCAGGATTCGTGGTGGAGCAGGTGACCGGGCGGCCCTTTGCCGACTATGTGCAGCAGGCCCTGCTGGAGCCTATGGGCATGCGCTCCAGTGCGTTTACACCTCGTCCCGAACTGCAGCGCCGACTGGCCACGGGATACATGTGGACCTATGACGGGCGTCGTTTTGAAGCGCCTGTTTTTGAGTTAGGCATTCTGCCGGCTGCGAATTTGTATACCACCGTCACTGATCTAGGACGTTTCCTGATTACGCTCTTTCGGAAAGGGGAGACCGAGCAGGACACGCCGATCGTTACGCCGGCGTCGCTGGAAACCATGTGGACGATTCAGTACGCCGACTCGACCCAGACCCAGGGCTTTGGGCTGGGCTTTTACCTCTCGCGTTTCCGCGGACACCGCCGCTTTCAGCACAGCGGGGTCATGTACGGCTACGCCTCGCGGGTTTATGGACTACCGGATGTGCAACTGGGAGTAGCCGCCGTAGGTACGCTGGACGCCACCAACGTGGTCACCGACCGCCTGGCGGAATATGCGCTGGATCTCCTGCTAGCCTACCGAGAAGGACGCCCGCTACCGGACTATCCGCGGACAGAGCCGGTGACCGAAACACAGGCGCGGCGCCTGGCCGGACGCTATCGCCAGGGCACGCGCTATCTGGACCTGTTTGTGCAGGACAGTACCCTGTATGCCCGCCTGGGCGAAGTGGTAGACCGCGTGCGTCGGCAGGGCGATACGCTGATCGTCGATGGCCGCCTGACCTACGGCCTCCGCTGGCAGATAACCGACAGGGGACTGCAGGCCCCGGACGGTACCACCTGGGAACGAGCAGATGATCCGGTGCCGGCACCGATGCCAGAGCGCTGGCGCCCTTATATCGGGCGCTACGGCTGGCCGCACAACACGCTCTACATCCTGGAGCAGGATGGCCATCTCTACGCGCTGATCGAGTGGTTTTTCTATTATCCCTTGATCGAAGTTGGACCGGACGAATTCCGCATGCCGGATTACGGCCTCTACATGGGAGAGCGGGTCGCTTTTGTCCGTACAACGGATGGGAGGGTGGCCGGCGTGCGCATCGGCGGCGTTTTCTGGGAGCGCTGGCCCGAAACCGATACGCTGTTTCGCATACAACCGATCCGGCCGGTCGCTGAACTGATGCAGGAAGTGCAATCCCTGCAACCCCCCACCGAAACAGGCCCGTTTCAGGAAGTGGAACTGGTAGATCTGCAGCAGTTGGATCCTACAATCCGACTGGATCTCCGCTATGCGACGGCCGACAATTTTCTGGGGACGCCACTCTACCGCACAGCACGTGCCCTGCTGCAGCGGCCGGCAGCCGAAGCGCTCGTGCGCGTCCAACAACGACTGCGTCGCCTGGGACTGGGGCTCATCATCCATGACGCCTACCGCCCCTGGTATGTCACCTGGATGATGTGGGAGGCCACGCCCGATAGCCTGCGCCATTTTGTGGCTGATCCTGCCCATGGCTCTCGGCACAACCGGGGATGTGCGGTGGACGTTTCCCTGTACGATCTGAAGACGGGCCAGCCCGTCGAAATGCCCAGCGGCTACGACGAGTTTACCGAGCGCGCCTATGCCCATTATCCGGGAGGCACGCATCGGCAACGATGGTATCGGGAGCGCCTGCGCGAGGCCATGGAAGCCGAAGGCTTCCGCGTCTATCCCTGGGAGTGGTGGCACTACGACTGTCAGGACTGGCAGCAGTATCCCCTGCTGAATTTTCCGATTGAAGCAGCTCCATAGAGGAGAGTGCCGCGCGGCCAGCCGCGTGGAATTTGTGTAAAAGCGCAGGTCGGACAGCCTGAACAATGGGAACGAAGAAAAGCACGGCACTGTTTTAAAGACAAAGTCGGCAGGTCCGTAGCTCAACTGGTAGAGCAGCGGACTCTTAATCCGCGGGTTGGGGGTTCGAGTCCCCCCGGACCTACCCTCGCAGGCGCCGTGGCAATTGCTGCCACGGCGCCTGCTTTTTATGGCTATTTTCTGGGGTGTTGCGACAGACCCTCAGCTGCTCCGTAGATCCTGCCCGAAAAACTCAGGGCGTGCGTATTCGCACGCGACTCAGAGGAGCCTATGCGGGCCGTAGCATTGCTAACTGCTGTTGGGCATGGCGGCGACCGGCTTCGGTCAAGTGAATTTCGTCTCCTTCCTGGCGTAGCCAGCCCCGTCGTTGTCCCTCTTCCAGCAAGCGCGTCAGATGTTCGCGGGTCCAGTTTAGGTGGGTGGGTAGGGTCGCCCGGTGACGTTCAGCCGTAGCTGTCACCTGATGCTCGTGATGCAACAGGTGAATCAGCAGCAGATCGAGGGCAAACTGTAACTGTTGCTGACGATGGCGCCGCCATCGCACCCAGAGACCTGTTTCAGGCGCCAGAAGCCAGACAACCCCGAAGAGCACGCCCACCATGGTAGCCATGGATCCGGCGATGGAGACGTCAAAGACACGGGCCATACCATATCCTGGCAGTGCGCTGAACGCTGCCAGAGCCAGGCTGAGGAACAAATACGTGGGCATCCGCCGGGCCAGCAGTAGCGCTGCGGCTGGAGGCCCGATCATCAGGGCAATGACCAGAATAGCGCCTACTGCATGAAACGCAGCCACCACGGTCACTGCCACGAGGCCCATCAGCAGGTAGTGCAGCAGGATCGGCCGAAAGCCCAGAACGGCAGCAGCCGACGCATCAAACGTGGCGAGCGTAAGCTCTTTGTAAAGGAGCCAGAGTAATAGAGCATTTATTAACAGAAGACCGGCCATGGTCCAGAGCGCCCGCGGCCCCAGGTCCATACCCCGCCATAGCAGGCGGTCGAACGGCACAAAGGCCAGTTCACCCAGCAGTACGGCGTCGGTGTCGAGATGCACCTGGTCGGCCAGCTGTGCGATGAGCAGCACGCCCACGCTGAACAGCGCCGGGAAGACGAGGCCAATGGCTGTATCTTCTCGCAATCGGCCCGTTTTTTCCAGCAGTTCGATCAGGTAAACGGTCAGCAGACCGGAGGCACCAGCCAGCACCAGCAGCAGGGGATGTTGCAGGTTTTCCGTTAGCAGAAAGCCAATCACAATGCCTGGCAATACCGCATGGCTGATGGCGTCGCTGACCAGGCTCATGCGACGCAGCACCAGGAAAGCACCTGGCAGCGCGCAGGCAGCTGCCGTCAGCATGGCGACCAGCAAGATTTCAAGGGCAGGACTCATGACATATGGGACGTATCGTCACTGAGTTGCCACCCCTGACCCGGAATATATCGGACCTGACCTCGGCGCTCCAGGTCGCGCAGGATGGCCTCGACGGGCACGTCGGTGTCCAGAGCCGCCTGGATGGTAGCGGTGGAATGCGGGGGGGTGGGGGGTACATGGTGTTGCGCCAATTTGTGCAGAACGGTCAGGACAGCCTGGCGGGCTGTCTGGCGGGCGCGCCGCCGTCGGTAAAGCTGCCAGAACAGGCCATGAGCCGGAGCAAACAGGACCGAAAGCAGCGCGATGCCGGTCAGCAGCAGGACGATAATCGGTCCGGTGGGCAACCGGGGGGCCAGGCTGCTGAGCCAGGCACCCAGGACGCCGCTGAGCAGACCAAAGAGGCCAGCCAGTAGCAATACTCGGCTGAAGCGATTGCTCCATTGCCGGGCGGCTGCAGCCGGTGCCACAATAACCGCACTCATCAGCACGACGCCGACGGTCTGCAGCCCGATCACGATGGCCACCACCAGCAACACGATCAGCAGGGTTTGTAACCGACGCACCGGAAGCCCCAGCGCGGCGGCATAGGTTTCATCGAATAGGACCAACTGGATTTCTTTCCAGAACGCCAGGACCAGCGCGAAGGCAAGGATGCCGGCCACGCTCATGACCAGAAGGTCCTCTCGCAGCAGCGTGGCCGCCTGTCCGAAAAGAAAGCGATCCAGACCGGCCTGCGCCGCGCCGGCTGTGTGCTGGGCAGCCGAGAGCAGCACTACGCCAGCTCCGAAAAAAACGGCAAGCGCCATTCCTAGCGCCGCGTCGAAACGAACCCGCGTGGTACGCAACACTGCCTGTACCCAGAGCAACGAAAGCGTGCCGGTAATCGCCGCCCCGAACTGAAGGATCGCCGGCGCTTTGGATCCACTGACCAGGAAAGCCAGCACGATGCCTGGCAGGGCCGCGTGGGCGACCGCATCGCCGATTAGTCCCTGCCGCCGCAGCACCGCCAGCGTACCCAGCGATCCGGAGATTAGCCCGAGCAGGGCCGCTCCGGTCATGACAATGCGCAGGGTAAAGTCCATGGCTACGAGGCAGGCAGTGCCGGAACCGGAATCAGGGTGCGTCCACCATAGGTGCGCCGTAAATTGTCCGGCGTAAAAACTTCAGACACCGGGCCCCAGGCAATGCACTGGACATTCAACAGGACCACCCAGTCGAAATATTCGGCCACGGTGGAAAGGTCATGATGCACCACAACCATCGTTTTGCCCTGCTGTTTGAGCCAGCGCAGCACCTCTAGCAGGGTAGCTTCGGTGGGGGCGTCAACGCCCTGAAACGGCTCGTCCAGAAGATAGAGCTCAGCTTCCTGGGCCAGCGCGCGTGCCAGCAGCACCCGTTGCTGCTGGCCTCCAGAAAGCTGACCAATAGGGCGGTCTGCCAGCTCGGCCATCCCTACTCGTTCTAATGCGGTACGCGCAAGGGCTCGCTCGGCCGCCCCCGGCCGCCGGAACCATCCCACCTGACCATAGGTGCCCATCAGGGCTACGTCGAACACCGTGGCTGGAAAGTCCCAGTCCAGCTCCGCACGCTGCGGGACGTAGGCGACCCGGCGCTCCCGGGCCCGAAAAGGCCGCCCCAGCACCCGAATGCGCCCGGCCGCCGGACGCACAATGCCGAGCACGGCTTTGAGGAGGGTACTTTTTCCTGCTCCATTGGGGCCCACAATAGCCGTCAACTGGCCCGTGGGCACCCGGGCATCCACATCCCACAACACTGGTCGTTGCTGGTAGGCCACCGTCAGGTCTTCAATTTCAATGGCCCATTTCATGACGTTCCCTTTCGTTGCAGGGCTTGTACAATGGTGTCGATATTGGTGCGGATCATGCCCACATAGGTGTCGGCCGACGTTCCCGGATCTCCCAGTGCGTCGGAATACAGGGGACCGGCCAGGTGCACCGAAAACCCTCGAGCCCTTACTGCTTCCTGAAGCGCTCGCAGGTAGCGCTCTGGTACGGAGCTTTCTACAAAAATGGCCGGTATGCGACGGGCTACCACAAAATCAGCCAGCTGCTGCACATCAGCTGTGCCCGCCTCGGTGGCTGTTGAGACGCCCAGCAACCCATGCACCTCCCACCCATAGGCTTCCCCGAAATACCGGAAGGCGTCGTGCGAGGTGACCAGTACGCGCTGTTCTGGCTGCAACAGGGCGGATTGCTGCCGCACGTAGGCATCGGTCGCTGCCAGCTCCTCCAGATAACGAGCCAGACGCTTCTGGTAAAAAGAAGCGCGGGCTGTGTCCATGCGGGCCAGCGTTTCGGCTACGCAGATGGCAGCATACCGCCAGCGACGCACGTCCATCCACACGTGCGGATCGTAAACGCCTCCATATCCAGAAGCCCGGAGTAGCAAGCTGTCCGGAATGCATTCCGCCACGGCCAGCGTGGGGCGTCCCAGCTCTCGCATACGCGCAAAGACTTCGGTCATCTTGCCTTCCAGGTGCAATCCATTGTAAAGCACCAGATCGGCCCGTTGCATGCGAGCAACGTCCCCTTCGCTGGCGCGATAAAGGTGCGGATCAATTCCAGGCCCCATAAGGGCAGTTACTTCCACAGCATCCCCGCCAAGCTGGCGTGCCAGGTCCGCCACAATGGAAGTGGTGGCCACGATGCGCAGCCGACCCTCCGTTCGGGGTGGCGTGGCCTGACAGGACACCAGCAGCAAGACGCCAGCTACGCAACTGCTCAGGAGACAACCTCTTCGACGGCCCATATGGCCTCAGCCAGTTCCTGAGGAAGGAGAAAACGATCAGTGTCCACGGCGAGCCGAACGCCGGCTTCCGTATGTTCAAGCACATGCACGCGCCTGCCCGGACGCAGCGACAGACGGGCCAGCAGGTTCAGCGTGTCGGGATCCTGCACCCGCACGCGTACAATCTGGGCTACGGTACCTACCGGCAGCAAGGGGAGAGGACATCCGGGTTCAACCGCCGGGAAGGTAAGCTCCGGGGTAGGAATTGGATCGCCATGCGGATCCCGTTCTGGATGCCCCAGCCATTCCGCCATGCGGGCCTCCAACCGCTCACTGATTACATGCTCCAGGCGCTCAGCCTCTTCATGCACTTCGTGCCAGTCGTAACCCAGCGCCTCGGCCAGAAACGTCTCAATGAGCCGATGATGCCGCAATAGCTCGATGGCGATTTTGCGTCCGGCTTCGGTCAGCCGGGCCCCCTGGTAGGGCCGATAGTCGACCAGGCCTAGCGCAGCCAACTTCTGCAACATGCCCGTCACCGAGGCAGGCCGCACGCCCAGCCGCTCGGCCAGCGCTGTGGTAGAAACCGGAGCTCCTTCCCCCAGCAGAAAAATTTGCTTCAGGTAGTCTTCCTGCGCTTCCGAGAGCATTTTAGGCATGAGGTTGATTCAGGCTGATTATAATTTAGTTTATCCTAAAAACAAAAGCAAGCAGAAAAGCGCGCCTCTCATGTAGGAGGCGCTTGGTGCAGCACGATCCGGAGGCTGAGTCTATCTGTTCTCCGGACAGCTCCCCCTTACAAGGGGAGCAATCTTTTTGTGGATTTCCGCGCTGCAGCCTGTCCGGGGAGCTCAGCGCAGGTGCATGAGCATTCGACTCAGGTGTCCTCGCGGCGTTTCAAGCCGGTACTGGTAGAGTCCGGTCGGCAGGGCGAAAGCGTCGAAGACGACCTGAAAGCGTCCAGCCGGCAAAAATCCATCAACCAGGGTGGCCACCCGCTGCCCCAGCAGGTTATAGACGGCCAGTGTGGCCCGAGTAGCCCGGGGGAGAGCGAACGTGATGGTAGTGCGGTCCCGGAACGGATTCGGGTAGTTCGGGGCGAGCGTCAACGTTGCAGGCGGTTCGCCCGCCAGCGATTCCAGTGCGGTCAGCACAAGCTGACCCGGTCGGATCTGTCCGCGGATTTCGCCAGCCGGATACTGGGCGGTGTGGATGTTTAGATAGATGTTGCCTGCCAGTAGCTCACGGATCAGTGCGTCCGTGAGGGGTTCTGGATCGGTTGGACGCCAGACGCCGGAGGCTGTGTTACCGCTGAACGTAATGGTGCGGACAACCGGACCATCCTGACCAGCCGGCGCCTG
Proteins encoded in this region:
- a CDS encoding metal ABC transporter ATP-binding protein; translation: MKWAIEIEDLTVAYQQRPVLWDVDARVPTGQLTAIVGPNGAGKSTLLKAVLGIVRPAAGRIRVLGRPFRARERRVAYVPQRAELDWDFPATVFDVALMGTYGQVGWFRRPGAAERALARTALERVGMAELADRPIGQLSGGQQQRVLLARALAQEAELYLLDEPFQGVDAPTEATLLEVLRWLKQQGKTMVVVHHDLSTVAEYFDWVVLLNVQCIAWGPVSEVFTPDNLRRTYGGRTLIPVPALPAS
- a CDS encoding metal ABC transporter solute-binding protein, Zn/Mn family, which produces MGRRRGCLLSSCVAGVLLLVSCQATPPRTEGRLRIVATTSIVADLARQLGGDAVEVTALMGPGIDPHLYRASEGDVARMQRADLVLYNGLHLEGKMTEVFARMRELGRPTLAVAECIPDSLLLRASGYGGVYDPHVWMDVRRWRYAAICVAETLARMDTARASFYQKRLARYLEELAATDAYVRQQSALLQPEQRVLVTSHDAFRYFGEAYGWEVHGLLGVSTATEAGTADVQQLADFVVARRIPAIFVESSVPERYLRALQEAVRARGFSVHLAGPLYSDALGDPGTSADTYVGMIRTNIDTIVQALQRKGTS
- a CDS encoding metal ABC transporter permease, with the protein product MDFTLRIVMTGAALLGLISGSLGTLAVLRRQGLIGDAVAHAALPGIVLAFLVSGSKAPAILQFGAAITGTLSLLWVQAVLRTTRVRFDAALGMALAVFFGAGVVLLSAAQHTAGAAQAGLDRFLFGQAATLLREDLLVMSVAGILAFALVLAFWKEIQLVLFDETYAAALGLPVRRLQTLLIVLLVVAIVIGLQTVGVVLMSAVIVAPAAAARQWSNRFSRVLLLAGLFGLLSGVLGAWLSSLAPRLPTGPIIVLLLTGIALLSVLFAPAHGLFWQLYRRRRARQTARQAVLTVLHKLAQHHVPPTPPHSTATIQAALDTDVPVEAILRDLERRGQVRYIPGQGWQLSDDTSHMS
- a CDS encoding metal-dependent transcriptional regulator codes for the protein MLSEAQEDYLKQIFLLGEGAPVSTTALAERLGVRPASVTGMLQKLAALGLVDYRPYQGARLTEAGRKIAIELLRHHRLIETFLAEALGYDWHEVHEEAERLEHVISERLEARMAEWLGHPERDPHGDPIPTPELTFPAVEPGCPLPLLPVGTVAQIVRVRVQDPDTLNLLARLSLRPGRRVHVLEHTEAGVRLAVDTDRFLLPQELAEAIWAVEEVVS
- a CDS encoding metal ABC transporter permease, whose amino-acid sequence is MSPALEILLVAMLTAAACALPGAFLVLRRMSLVSDAISHAVLPGIVIGFLLTENLQHPLLLVLAGASGLLTVYLIELLEKTGRLREDTAIGLVFPALFSVGVLLIAQLADQVHLDTDAVLLGELAFVPFDRLLWRGMDLGPRALWTMAGLLLINALLLWLLYKELTLATFDASAAAVLGFRPILLHYLLMGLVAVTVVAAFHAVGAILVIALMIGPPAAALLLARRMPTYLFLSLALAAFSALPGYGMARVFDVSIAGSMATMVGVLFGVVWLLAPETGLWVRWRRHRQQQLQFALDLLLIHLLHHEHQVTATAERHRATLPTHLNWTREHLTRLLEEGQRRGWLRQEGDEIHLTEAGRRHAQQQLAMLRPA
- a CDS encoding methyltransferase, translated to MVPPLTPAHIMQIGMGFWASQTLLTAVKLGLFSTLHDQPLTGRELQKRLHLQEKGLWDFLDALVSLHLLERDGVGPDARYRNTAETARFLDRASPAYMGGLLEMANDRLYEAWGHLATALQTGRAQNETNGNLFTLLIDHPDRLRQFVEAMEGIQRGNFIALAEQFDFTPYRTFCDMGGASGLLALEVARRHPHLACTTFDLPEVSDIARQTIARHGMDGRVTVLSGDFFQDDFPQADVMVMGNILHDWNLDRKLLLMDKAYRALPEGGAFIAIENIIDDARRENTFGLLMSLNMLIETGEGFDYTGADFNRWARHVGFRDTYVIPLTGPTSAAVALK
- a CDS encoding serine hydrolase — encoded protein: MYIGFVVLGLVQGCKPPQENLPPAPGYETIARRLEVAIRYELDDKGIPGFSIALVDGDRIVWAQGFGYAHPDRKIPATARTVYRVASISKLFTALAVMQLVEQGVLDLDTDVRTYLPDFHPEDSFEAPITLRQLLSHRSGQVREPPVGHYFDPTEPSLQATVYSLNETRRVYPPETRTKYSNAAVSVAGFVVEQVTGRPFADYVQQALLEPMGMRSSAFTPRPELQRRLATGYMWTYDGRRFEAPVFELGILPAANLYTTVTDLGRFLITLFRKGETEQDTPIVTPASLETMWTIQYADSTQTQGFGLGFYLSRFRGHRRFQHSGVMYGYASRVYGLPDVQLGVAAVGTLDATNVVTDRLAEYALDLLLAYREGRPLPDYPRTEPVTETQARRLAGRYRQGTRYLDLFVQDSTLYARLGEVVDRVRRQGDTLIVDGRLTYGLRWQITDRGLQAPDGTTWERADDPVPAPMPERWRPYIGRYGWPHNTLYILEQDGHLYALIEWFFYYPLIEVGPDEFRMPDYGLYMGERVAFVRTTDGRVAGVRIGGVFWERWPETDTLFRIQPIRPVAELMQEVQSLQPPTETGPFQEVELVDLQQLDPTIRLDLRYATADNFLGTPLYRTARALLQRPAAEALVRVQQRLRRLGLGLIIHDAYRPWYVTWMMWEATPDSLRHFVADPAHGSRHNRGCAVDVSLYDLKTGQPVEMPSGYDEFTERAYAHYPGGTHRQRWYRERLREAMEAEGFRVYPWEWWHYDCQDWQQYPLLNFPIEAAP